In Kwoniella newhampshirensis strain CBS 13917 chromosome 4, whole genome shotgun sequence, one DNA window encodes the following:
- a CDS encoding asparagine synthase (glutamine-hydrolyzing), with translation MCGIFCCYNRQGDLASYRPRAIACSKKQRHRGPDWSGCYMTKNTILVHERLAIVGVDTGAQPLVNQDETLVLAVNGEIYNHVALRKGLKDKDAVFKTHSDCEVIMHLYKEHDTGLCNMLDGMFSFVLVDSSVTPPRLIAARDPIGITTLYMGYHSSSPDTLYFSSELKAIHEECDTLLSFPPGHFYDSNKKALTRYYQPSWWDSDKGTVPHNPVDLKLVRETLEAAVKKRLMSEVPYGVLLSGGLDSSLIASIAARETDKLAAEQEKLRKERRTHTENGWVGDDQPLASWPQLHSFAIGLPGAPDLIAARKAADFLGTVHHEYHFTVQEGLDAIPEVIYHLETYDVTTVRASTPMYLLSRKIKAMGVKMVLSGEGSDEIFGGYLYFHAAPNAKDFHEELVKRVKNLHTADCLRANKSTMAWGLEARVPFLDKQFLEVAMNIDAKYKMFSKGSQQEVDEDGRPKMEKYILRKAFDCSPDGKAYLPDSILWRQKEQFSDGVGYSWIDGMKDHAAAAISDEKFADRANRWSLDTPDTKEAYWIRELFELHFPSEAAAKTAVRWIPKQEWGVSSDPSGRAVSIHTAAYEEGKKA, from the exons ATGTGTGGCATCTTCTGTTGCTACAACCGCCAAGGCGACCTCGCCTCATATCGCCCTCGAGCTATCGCTTGCTCCAAGAAGCAAAGACATAGGGGTCCTGATTGGTCTGGTTGCTACATGACCAAGAACACCATTCTTGTGCACGAACGTTTGGCTAttgtcggtgtcg ACACCGGTGCTCAACCCCTCGTCAACCAAGATGAAACTCTTGTCCTCGCTGTCAACGGTGAGATCTACAACCACGTCGCTTTGAGAAAGGGtctcaaggacaaggatgCTGTCTTCAAGACTCACTCAGATTGTGAAGTCATCATGCacttg TACAAGGAGCATGACACCGGACTGTGCAACATGCTTGACGGGATGTTCTCGttcgttctcgtcgataGCTCCGTCACCCCCCCTCGACTCATTGCTGCTCGAGACCCTATCGGTATCACTACTCTCTACATGGGTTACcactcatcctctcctgaTACTCTCTACTTCTCCTCTGAATTGAAAGCCATCCACGAAGAATGTGACactctcctctcattcCCTCCCGGACACTTCTACGACTCGAACAAGAAGGCCCTTACCCGATACTACCAACCTTCATGGTGGGACTCAGACAAGGGTACCGTCCCTCACAACCCTGTCGACCTCAAACTCGTCCGAGAAACCCTCGAAGCAGCCGTCAAGAAGCGGTTGATGTCTGAGGTTCCTTACGGTGTTTTGTTGAGTGGTGGCTTGGACAGTAGTTTGATCGCTTCGATCGCTGCGAGGGAGACTGACAAGCTCGCTGCTGAGCAAGAAAAATtgagaaaagagagaagaacgCACACCGAGAACGGTTGGGTCG GTGATGACCAACCCCTCGCTTCTTGGCCTCAACTTCACTCCTTCGCCATTGGTCTTCCTGGTGCTCCCGACCTAATCGCTGCCCGGAAGGCTGCTGACTTCCTTGGCACTGTTCACCACGAGTACCACTTCACCGTCCAAGAAGGTCTCGACGCTATCCCTGAGGTCATTTACCACCTTGAGACTTACGACGTCACAACTGTCCGAGCTAGTACTCCCATGTACCTGTTGAGTAGGAAGATCAAGGCTATGGGTGTCAAGATGGTTCTGAGTGGAGAGGGTTCCGATGAGATCTTCGGCG GTTACCTTTACTTCCACGCTGCTCCCAACGCGAAGGACTTCCACGAGGAACTTGTCAAGCGAGTCAAGAACCTGCACACTGCTGACTGTCTCCGAGcgaacaa ATCCACCATGGCTTGGGGTCTTGAGGCACGAGTCCCTTTCCTTGACAAGCAATTCCTTGAGGTCGCCATGAACATCGATGCCAAGTACAAGATGTTCTCAAAGGGCTCTCAAcaggaggtggatgaggatggcCGACCCAAGATGGAGAAATACATTCTGAGAAAAGCATTCGATTGCTCTCCAGACGGCAAAGCATATCTGCCTGACTCTATCTTGTGGAGGCAGAAGGAGCAATTCTCGGACGGTGTCGGTTACTCATGGATCGATGG CATGAAGGACCATGCGGCCGCTGCCATCTCCGATGAGAAGTTCGCCGATCGAGCTAACCGATGGTCCCTCGATACTCCCGACACAAAGGAGGCTTACTGGATCCGAGAATTGTTTGAGCTCCACTTCCCTTCCGAAGCAGCTGCTAAGACTGCCGTCCGATGGATCCCTAAACAAGAATGGGGTGTTTCGTCTGATCCATCCGGACGAGCTGTCAGCATCCATACGGCTGCTTATGAGGAGGGTAAGAAGGCTTAG